The nucleotide sequence ATAATTATTTCATTATTGATAATATCGAAAATGCTTCTATGATTAATGTTTATAATAGCATTGGAAAAGCTGTTATAAATAAAGATTGTAGAGAGCTAAACAGAGTTGAAATTGATGCAACAATTTTGGAAAGCGGTTTGTATTATGTAAGTATTTACTATAATGACGGACAAGTTGTTTCCAAACCAATTTCAATAGTTAAATAATTTTCGATTTCATTATTTTTTAAAAGGCTGTTCGTTTTGGCGAGCAGCCTTTTTTTATGAAAAATTTTTTTGTGTTGAGTTTCTAGTGTTGAGTAATGGGTGGCAATTTATAACTTGCTGAATATCAATGAGTTAATTTATAAAGCGATGCCCTGAACTTGTCGAAGGGTTTGAAAGTTGCCGCTGCGAGATGTTCGTATTCCATAACTATATGAATATCAACGACTTATGCAGCACAGCAGGACTTTGGGTTGCGGCAGCGTAACTATCTGATTATCAATGACTTATGCGAAGACAGTAAGACAGGCAGAGCGGCGGCGACTTGTAATTTGTTGAGTATCAAGGAGTTATAAAATAGTTTTTAGTAGAGTCTCAAAGGGTTATTGAATTGTCTATAGCCGTTGCTTTTAAGCAACGGCTATAAAGAGATAAAATATAATGGGATTTATCCCAAATTTTATCACTCAATTATCTGTTGAAAATCCGCAATAGGCAATAAACAACAATGAATTTTTAAATATTTATAAAGATAATATTTTTGATTTCATTAAATTATTAAAAGGCTGTTCGTTTTGGCGAGCAGCCTTTTTTTATGAAAAAACTTTTTGTTTATATGAGCATTTTTTATAATTTCACTTTTTAGAATAAAATAATTATGAAAGCAATAATTTATCATAATCCAAGATGTAAGAAGAGTAGGGCAGGCTTAGAATTAGCAAGAGATAAATTTAAAGCTCTTGAAATAGTTGAATATTTAAAAACAGGTATAAGCCCGCAAACATTAAAAAAACTTTCGCAACAATTAAATATAAAAGTAACTGATATGTTGCGAACGCAAGAAGAATACTATAAAAAAGAGTTGAAAGGGAAGAATTTTTCTGATGAAGAATGGATACAAATTATATCAGAAAATCCTAAATTGCTTAAAAGACCTATAGTTGTGAAAGGTGTAAAAGCTGTAATTGTTGAAAGTATTGATGATTTAAATCGCTTATGATTATGAATAAGTTAAGAAAAGAAAAAGATAGTTTGGGAATAGTAGAAGTGCCTGCAAATGCGTATTGGGGAGCTCAAACACAACGCTCGAAAGACAATTTTAAAATTGGTGAAAATCAAATGCCCAAGGAAATTATACATTCTTTTGCAATTGTTAAAAAAGCTTGTGCGTTGATTAATAATGAGTTAAACTTGCTGCCAAAAGTTAAAGCGGATTTAATTAGCCTTGTTTGTGATGAAATTTGCTCAGGCAAATTAGCAGACCAATTTCCTCTTGTGGTGTGGCAAACTGGCTCTGGAACGCAAACCAATATGAATGTTAATGAGGTTATTTCAAATAGAGCACATGAGATTTCTGGTGGAAGTTTGCTTGACGATAAAAAAAGTATTCATCCTAACGATGATGTAAATATGTCGCAAAGCAGCAACGATACTTTCCCAACAGCGATGAATATTGCTGCTTATACAATGCTGGTGAAGCATACAATTCCTGCTTTGAAAAAGTTAAAAGAAGCTTTTGAAGTTAAGAGCAAAAAGTTTAGCAATGTTGTTAAATCAGGACGCACGCATTTAATGGACGCAACTCCTATTACTCTAGGACAGGAATTTTCAGGTTATGTTTCTCAAATAGAGCATGGAATAAGTGCAATAGAAAAGACATTGTTGCATTTAAGCGAAATTCCTATTGGTGGCACAGCTGTTGGAACGGGATTAAATGCTCCAAAAGATTTTGATATAAAAGTTGCTAAGAAAATTGCAGACTTAACAAAACTACCATTTATAAGTTCAAAAAACAAGTTTGAAGCTCTTTCGGCTCACGATGCTATAGTTGAAGCTAGTGGAGCTTTAAAAACTATGGCTGTTAGCCTCATGCACATAGCTAATAATATTCGCTTGCTAGCAAGTGGTCCTAGGTGCGGCATTAGTGAGATTACGCTTCCTGCTAATGAACCGGGCTCTTCTATTATGCCGGGCAAGGTGAATCCAACGCAATGTGAGGCTTTGTCAATGGTATGTGCTCAAGTTATTGGTTGCGATGCAGCTATAACTGTAGGTGGCATGCAAGGACATTTTCAATTGAATGTATTTATGCCCGTAATGATTTATAATTTTTTATTAGCAGCGCGATTAATTGGAGATGCTTGTATTTCTTTCAACGAAAAATGCGTTTGCGGCATAGAAGCTAACATGGAGAATATAAATAAAAATATGAATAATTCTTTAATGTTGGTAACAGCCTTAAATACGCATATAGGGTATGACAAAGCCGCTCAAATAGCTAAATATGCTCATGAGAATAATACAACGCTTAGGGAAGCAGCTATAAAGCTAAACTTAGTGCAGCCTGATGATTTTGACAAATGGGTAAATCCAAATGAAATGATTTAACGACTGAATTAAATTTATCTCATGTCGTTTATTTCATAATCTGCATATTCATTTTTATCAAATGTAAAGCGATGTTCAAAAACTTTAGGATTTTCAATAAAGTTAGAAACTAAATATGTATAAGTTGTTCCGTTTTTATCATAAATAGTTGATGAATAAACAATATTTTTGCTTTTGTTTATTTCTAAGCGGATTTTATAAAATGATTGAGTCGTATTTGGCGTTAAATCTATAGTTTGCATTATAAAACCTTGACTTGGCGTCTCCTTTATAAATTTCGCACGGTAATTTTTGCCGTAAGAAGTTAACATTTTATTAGGAGTATTTTGATTTTTTGGGTCAACATTGTTTATTTGCACTTCTTTGCTTTCTTTTAATATTGTCCAAATTGTTACGCCATCGCAAATAATAAGTTGGTCGGCAATATATAAGCGGTATTTATCTCCTTTAATATAAATGCTACCAGATTTAGATTCATTTATTTTTTCAGCTGCATTTTCCATAGTGTAAGAAAATTCAAACTTCATTGTTTCTAAAGCCTCTAATTTTGTGCTTAGCGCATTTAATACTTCATCTGCTTTAGTATTGTCTTGTGAGAAAGCTACATTTAATGTAAATGCAAAAATTAAAGTTGATAATAAAAAGGTTTTCATATTTAGTAAATATTTAAAAGGGTTTTACATTATTCCATGTTACGCAAAAACTGTTCCAAAACGTCAAGGTCTTTTATTAAAACGTCTCTAGGCTTGCTACCTTGAGGTGGTCCAACGATACCTGCATTTTCTAATTGGTCAATTATTCTTCTAGCTCTAGCAAAGCCGATTGTAAGTTTAGTTTGGAGTAGAGAAGTAGAGCCTTGCTGTAAAGAAACAACAATTCTAGCTGCGTCATTAAAGAGTTTATCTACATTTTTTAAATCTGCTTCTGCCATTTTATTTCCATCTTCAATAATAGGTTCAGGCAACTCGTATGCTTTTGAATAGCTTTGTTGTTCACTTATATAATTTGTTAGAGCTTCAATTTCAGGCGTATCAACAAAAGCACATTGTAGTCGCATTAATGTGCTGCCATGAGAATATAACATATCGCCCATACCTATAAGTTGGTCAGCTCCGTTCGTGTCCAAAATAGTTCTGCTATCTACTTTAGATGAAACTTTAAAAGCAATTCTAGCAGGGAAATTAGCTTTTATTTTTCCA is from Bacteroidales bacterium and encodes:
- a CDS encoding T9SS type A sorting domain-containing protein, producing the protein NYFIIDNIENASMINVYNSIGKAVINKDCRELNRVEIDATILESGLYYVSIYYNDGQVVSKPISIVK
- a CDS encoding arsenate reductase (glutaredoxin); the encoded protein is MKAIIYHNPRCKKSRAGLELARDKFKALEIVEYLKTGISPQTLKKLSQQLNIKVTDMLRTQEEYYKKELKGKNFSDEEWIQIISENPKLLKRPIVVKGVKAVIVESIDDLNRL
- the fumC gene encoding class II fumarate hydratase, which codes for MNKLRKEKDSLGIVEVPANAYWGAQTQRSKDNFKIGENQMPKEIIHSFAIVKKACALINNELNLLPKVKADLISLVCDEICSGKLADQFPLVVWQTGSGTQTNMNVNEVISNRAHEISGGSLLDDKKSIHPNDDVNMSQSSNDTFPTAMNIAAYTMLVKHTIPALKKLKEAFEVKSKKFSNVVKSGRTHLMDATPITLGQEFSGYVSQIEHGISAIEKTLLHLSEIPIGGTAVGTGLNAPKDFDIKVAKKIADLTKLPFISSKNKFEALSAHDAIVEASGALKTMAVSLMHIANNIRLLASGPRCGISEITLPANEPGSSIMPGKVNPTQCEALSMVCAQVIGCDAAITVGGMQGHFQLNVFMPVMIYNFLLAARLIGDACISFNEKCVCGIEANMENINKNMNNSLMLVTALNTHIGYDKAAQIAKYAHENNTTLREAAIKLNLVQPDDFDKWVNPNEMI
- a CDS encoding outer membrane lipoprotein carrier protein LolA, encoding MKTFLLSTLIFAFTLNVAFSQDNTKADEVLNALSTKLEALETMKFEFSYTMENAAEKINESKSGSIYIKGDKYRLYIADQLIICDGVTIWTILKESKEVQINNVDPKNQNTPNKMLTSYGKNYRAKFIKETPSQGFIMQTIDLTPNTTQSFYKIRLEINKSKNIVYSSTIYDKNGTTYTYLVSNFIENPKVFEHRFTFDKNEYADYEINDMR